CATGTCGGTTTTGTTGGCAACCGGAATAATTTGTTTTTCAGAGTCTTCCAGTTGTTCGCGGATTTCGGCAATGGCTGCGTCAATCTCTTTTTCGGTAGTAGAGGTAATGTCAAACACATACAAAACCACCGACGCCTGATTCATTTTGTCGAAAGTACGTTCAATGCCCATATTTTCGACGGTATCGTCGGTATGGCGAAGCCCGGCAGTGTCAATAAATCTGAAAGTAATGCCTTGAATATTAATGGTATCTTCAATGGCATCGCGGGTGGTTCCCGGGATTTCAGAAACGAGTGCCCGTTCTTCGTTCAGCAGGGCATTTAAAAGGGTTGATTTTCCAACATTGGGTTTGCCGGCAATGGCAACCGGAATCCCATGTTTCATCACGTTGCCGAGTGCAAAACTCGATTTCAGGCTTTCTATTTCGGCCTTAATTGTTGTTAATAAGCCCCGAAGAGCAGTTCTGTCGGCAAATTCAACATCTTCTTCGCTGAAATCAAGTTCCAGCTCAATCAGTGAGGCGAAATCAATCAGGCGGGCCCTGAGTTCTCCTATTTTCAATGAAAAGCCACCCCGCATCTGGTTTATGGCCAGCCGGTGCGAAGCTTCAGAGGTTGAAGCAATCAGATCGGCCACAGCTTCAGCCTGCGACAAATCAAACTTGCCATTCATAAAAGCCCTGAGCGTAAATTCTCCGGGTTCGGCAAGCCTTGCACCATGGGTGAGCAACAATTCAATAATTCTGCGCTGTATATAAACAGAGCCATGACATGAAATTTCCACAATATTTTGTCCGGTGTAGGAGTGGGGCTGAAGAAAAACCGAAACGAGCACTTCGTCGATCAGGGTTTCTCCATCGTGAATTCTGCCAAAGTGAACAGTATGGGAACCAGACTTTTCCAATCTGAAACCTGCATTTTTAGGTTGAAAAAGACTGTCGCAAATGCTGATGGCTTCAGGGCCTGACAGCCTGACAATACCAATGGCACCTGAACCTGCAGGTGTTGAAAGTGCGCAAATGGTGTCGTTGTTATTAAAAAATGAAGGGTTCATCG
This Lentimicrobiaceae bacterium DNA region includes the following protein-coding sequences:
- the mnmE gene encoding tRNA uridine-5-carboxymethylaminomethyl(34) synthesis GTPase MnmE; this translates as MNPSFFNNNDTICALSTPAGSGAIGIVRLSGPEAISICDSLFQPKNAGFRLEKSGSHTVHFGRIHDGETLIDEVLVSVFLQPHSYTGQNIVEISCHGSVYIQRRIIELLLTHGARLAEPGEFTLRAFMNGKFDLSQAEAVADLIASTSEASHRLAINQMRGGFSLKIGELRARLIDFASLIELELDFSEEDVEFADRTALRGLLTTIKAEIESLKSSFALGNVMKHGIPVAIAGKPNVGKSTLLNALLNEERALVSEIPGTTRDAIEDTINIQGITFRFIDTAGLRHTDDTVENMGIERTFDKMNQASVVLYVFDITSTTEKEIDAAIAEIREQLEDSEKQIIPVANKTDMLMEAPHSFKKLVELDTLFISAKRSENINLIVERLLKTAHTGETNDQTIVYSLRHFEALSRAAQSIESIEQGFAEGVPSDLIAIDIRQALHHLGSITGEVTTNEILGNIFGKFCIGK